One Natronolimnobius sp. AArcel1 genomic region harbors:
- the asd gene encoding aspartate-semialdehyde dehydrogenase has product MAARVGVLGATGAVGQRLIQLLEPHPEFEIAALTASESSAGSTYQQAAKWRVDSPIPDDIAEMTVTATDPDAVPDDVDLIFSSLPSSVGAEVEPGFCEAGYIVSSNSSNSRMAEDVPLVIPEVNADHLDLLEVQRDERGWDGALVKNPNCSTITFVPTLAALAEYGLEKVHVSTLQAVSGAGYDGVTSMEIIDNAIPHIGSEEDKLETESRKLLGEFDGAELSQNSMAVSASCNRISTIDGHLENVWVETEDDLTPEAAAEAMESYPSLELRSSPDPLIHVFDEPDRPQPRMDRTLGDGMAISAGGLQETPFGLQYNCLAHNTIRGAAGASVLNGELLLENGYL; this is encoded by the coding sequence ATGGCAGCACGAGTAGGCGTACTCGGCGCAACCGGCGCTGTTGGACAGCGGCTGATACAGCTTCTCGAACCACATCCGGAGTTCGAAATCGCCGCCCTGACCGCCAGCGAGTCGAGTGCCGGCAGTACGTACCAGCAAGCAGCAAAGTGGCGCGTTGATAGCCCAATCCCTGACGACATCGCAGAGATGACTGTGACCGCAACCGATCCCGACGCCGTGCCGGACGACGTCGATCTCATCTTCTCGTCGCTCCCCTCGAGCGTTGGCGCGGAAGTCGAACCTGGCTTCTGTGAAGCCGGCTACATCGTCTCGTCGAACTCCTCAAACAGTCGGATGGCCGAGGACGTCCCCCTTGTCATCCCCGAGGTCAACGCCGACCACCTCGACTTGCTCGAGGTCCAGCGCGACGAACGCGGCTGGGACGGCGCGCTCGTGAAGAATCCAAACTGTTCGACGATCACGTTCGTACCAACGCTCGCTGCACTCGCCGAGTACGGCCTCGAGAAAGTCCACGTCTCGACGCTGCAGGCAGTCTCGGGTGCGGGCTACGACGGCGTCACCTCGATGGAGATCATCGACAACGCCATCCCACACATCGGCAGCGAGGAGGACAAACTCGAGACCGAGTCCCGGAAGCTCCTCGGCGAGTTCGACGGCGCCGAGTTGAGCCAGAACAGCATGGCCGTCTCCGCGTCGTGTAACCGCATCTCGACTATCGACGGCCACCTCGAGAACGTCTGGGTCGAGACCGAAGACGACCTGACGCCCGAGGCCGCCGCCGAAGCGATGGAGTCGTACCCATCCCTCGAGCTTCGGTCCTCGCCGGATCCACTCATCCACGTCTTTGACGAGCCAGATCGGCCACAGCCACGGATGGACCGCACGCTCGGCGATGGCATGGCCATCTCTGCAGGCGGCCTGCAGGAAACCCCGTTCGGACTCCAGTACAACTGCCTTGCCCACAACACGATTCGCGGTGCAGCCGGTGCAAGCGTCCTGAACGGCGAACTCCTGCTCGAGAACGGCTACCTGTAG
- a CDS encoding 30S ribosomal protein S17e: MAIKPAYVKKTGNLLLERYPDAFTTDFEQNKDSVEKLTNVESKGVRNRIAGYVTRKKGSQAATA; the protein is encoded by the coding sequence ATGGCAATCAAACCGGCCTACGTCAAGAAGACCGGGAACCTCCTCCTAGAGCGGTACCCGGACGCATTCACGACCGACTTCGAGCAGAACAAAGACAGCGTCGAGAAGTTGACGAACGTCGAATCCAAGGGCGTTCGTAACCGAATCGCAGGCTACGTCACCCGGAAGAAGGGGTCGCAGGCAGCGACGGCATAA